DNA sequence from the Streptomyces sp. CA-210063 genome:
ACCCGCGCCTACGCGCTGGCGATGCGCGTACCGCGCGGTGGCGATCTCGACATCTTCGCCAGCGTGGTCTGTCACGACCATCTGGTGCTCGTCGACGGCACCTGGCAGGTCCGCCACCGCGACCTCCACCACGACGGCTCAGGCCGCGACTGACGACGCCGAGGAGCCGTCATGAAATTCGGGATCGTCTTCTTCCCCACCGTGGGCCCGGCCGACAAGCCCGCCCAGCAGTACTTCGACGAGGCGCTGCGCCTCGTCGACCTCGCCGAGGAACTCGGCTTCGACCATGTGAAGATGGTCGAGCACTACTTCTTCTCCTACGGCGGCTACAGCCCGGACCCGGTGACCTTCCTCGCCGCGGCCGCCGGGCGCACCCGGCGGATCCGCCTGGGCACGAGCGCCACCATCCCCGCCTTCCAGCACCCGGTGAAGCTCGCGGGGAAGCTCGCCATGCTGGACAACATCTCCGGCGGCCGCCTCGACGCCGCCTTCGGACGGGCGTTCCTGCCCGACGAGTTCAAGGCGTTCGGCATACCCATCGACGAGTCCAAGGACCGGTTCGTCGAAGGCGTCGAGGCCATCAAGCGGCTGTGGACCGAGGAGGACCTCGTGTTCGACGGCGCCTTCCACCGGTTCGGCCCGGTCACCCTGTTGCCGCGGCCCGTACAGCAGCCGCATCCGCCGGTGTTCGTCACCACCGCGCGCAGTGCCGAGTCGTGCGCCGAGGCGGGCCGCGCCGGTCACAACCTGCAGACGGTACCGAACGTCATGTCCACCGAGGAGCTGCAGAAGCGCCTCGCGGTCTACCGCTCGGAGTGGGCGGCCGCCGGGCACACCCCGGGAACCGAGCAGATCCATTTCAGCTACCCGTGCGTGGTGGCGGAGAACGGTGTCGAGGCCCGCCGCAAGGGGCGCCTGGACGACGACCGCAACTCGGCCGCCATCCGCGACGCCGTCGCCGCCTGGGGCACCACCCGCTCCGAGGCCTACCCCGGCTACGAGAAGCTCGTCGAAGCGACGAAGAACTCGCACTTCGAGTCGAAGATGGAACAGCGAAAGCTGCTCATCGGCTCCCCGGACCAGGTGCGCTCGCAACTGGAGCAGATAGCCGACTGGTTCGGCGACGACATCACGATCAGTCTCGGTGTGCACTCGGGCCATCTGTCGTTCGAGGACGCTGCGACCACGATGCGGCTGATGGCCGAGCAGGTCCTCCCCAAACTGAACGGAGGCCACGCATGAACGGGCAGCGGCAGCGCACCGTCACGGTCATCGGTGCCGGCACGATCGGCCTCGGCTGGGTCGCTCTCTTCCTGGGCCACGGTCTGCGCGTACGGGTCAACAGCCGCCGCGCGGACGCGCCTCGGGTCGTCGACGAGGCATTGCGGCTCTTCGCGCCGTTCCTGCCCGAGGGCACGGCCGACCCCGTGACCTTCTCCGACCGTCTCGAGTTCGAGCCGGACCTCGGCAGGGCCGTCGCCGACGCGGACGTCATCGTGGAGAACGCGCCCGAGAACCTGGAGCTCAAGCAGGAGCTCTTCGAGCGGATCGGGAAGGCGGCACGGGCGGACGCGCTGATCCTGTCCTCCACCTCCACACTCGGTCCGGACGACATGGGCGCGCGGATGGCGGACTCCAGCCGCCTGGTGGTCGGCCACCCCTTCAATCCGCCGCACGTGGTGCCACTGGTCGAGGTGGTCGCGGGTGACCGGACCTCACCGGACGCGGTGGCCGAGGCCGTGGAGTTCTTCACCTCCGTCGGCCGGGTGCCGATCGTCCTGCGCAAGCCCATCATGGCCTTCGCCGCCAACCGGTTGCAGTCCGCGCTGCTGCGTGAGTCGGTGCACCTGGTGCGCGAGGGCGTGGTGACGCTGGAAGAGCTGGAC
Encoded proteins:
- a CDS encoding 3-hydroxyacyl-CoA dehydrogenase NAD-binding domain-containing protein, whose product is MNGQRQRTVTVIGAGTIGLGWVALFLGHGLRVRVNSRRADAPRVVDEALRLFAPFLPEGTADPVTFSDRLEFEPDLGRAVADADVIVENAPENLELKQELFERIGKAARADALILSSTSTLGPDDMGARMADSSRLVVGHPFNPPHVVPLVEVVAGDRTSPDAVAEAVEFFTSVGRVPIVLRKPIMAFAANRLQSALLRESVHLVREGVVTLEELDQVVTHSIGLRWATVGPFLAFHLGGGQGGLRKWLGTLGAGLERGWELLGRPPMDDETIQSLIAQAERAYGDKSYEELVRERDAKQTAILRTLAEVSAKD
- a CDS encoding LLM class flavin-dependent oxidoreductase, whose protein sequence is MKFGIVFFPTVGPADKPAQQYFDEALRLVDLAEELGFDHVKMVEHYFFSYGGYSPDPVTFLAAAAGRTRRIRLGTSATIPAFQHPVKLAGKLAMLDNISGGRLDAAFGRAFLPDEFKAFGIPIDESKDRFVEGVEAIKRLWTEEDLVFDGAFHRFGPVTLLPRPVQQPHPPVFVTTARSAESCAEAGRAGHNLQTVPNVMSTEELQKRLAVYRSEWAAAGHTPGTEQIHFSYPCVVAENGVEARRKGRLDDDRNSAAIRDAVAAWGTTRSEAYPGYEKLVEATKNSHFESKMEQRKLLIGSPDQVRSQLEQIADWFGDDITISLGVHSGHLSFEDAATTMRLMAEQVLPKLNGGHA